In Amycolatopsis coloradensis, one genomic interval encodes:
- a CDS encoding DNA-3-methyladenine glycosylase — protein sequence METGRQFTRRELALDPVELSTLLLGAVIEATGPDGTVAVRLVEVEAYRGLDDPASHCYRGKTPRNAVMWGPAGHLYVYFVYGMHFCANVVGTEDGQPGAVLLRAGEVVSGADIARARRPSARGNGELAKGPAILTSVLGIDRAENGVDLTDPASPVRLFSGERVSEADIRTGPRVGVAMAMDTPWRFWIDGSPAVSTYRRGGKRRAAAPGR from the coding sequence GTGGAGACCGGCAGACAGTTCACTCGCCGCGAGCTGGCGCTGGATCCGGTGGAGCTGTCCACACTCCTGCTCGGCGCGGTGATCGAAGCGACCGGTCCCGACGGCACGGTCGCCGTCCGCCTGGTGGAGGTCGAGGCCTACCGAGGGCTCGACGACCCCGCGTCGCACTGTTATCGCGGCAAGACGCCGCGCAACGCGGTCATGTGGGGACCGGCGGGGCACTTGTACGTGTACTTCGTCTACGGCATGCACTTCTGCGCGAACGTCGTCGGCACCGAAGACGGGCAGCCGGGCGCCGTGCTGCTGCGTGCCGGGGAGGTGGTGTCGGGTGCGGACATCGCCAGGGCGCGCAGGCCGTCGGCACGCGGCAACGGCGAACTCGCGAAAGGCCCGGCCATCCTCACCTCGGTGCTCGGCATCGACCGTGCCGAGAACGGCGTCGACCTGACCGACCCGGCGTCACCCGTCCGGCTGTTCTCCGGAGAACGCGTTTCCGAAGCGGACATCCGTACCGGGCCGCGCGTCGGTGTCGCGATGGCGATGGACACGCCGTGGCGGTTCTGGATCGACGGATCGCCCGCGGTCTCCACCTACCGCCGTGGCGGCAAGCGACGGGCGGCCGCCCCCGGCCGATAG
- the tyrS gene encoding tyrosine--tRNA ligase: MSEHILDELTWRGLIAQSTDIDALRRDLDQGPLTLYCGFDPTAPSLHAGNLVPLLMLSRFQRAGHRPIVLAGVATGMIGDPRDTGERTLNTLDTVAEWADRIRGQLERFVDFDDSPTGAVIENNLNWTGKQTVVEFLRDVGKHFPVNMMLNRETVKRRLEADGMSYTEFSYLLLQSQDYLHLYREYGCKLQIGGSDQWGNLVGGVDLIRRTDGGHTHALTAPLVTDTEGRKFGKSTGGGSVWLDPEMTSPYAWFQYFVNVADADVIRYLRMFSFLGQEEIAALAEDTEQRPHLRSAQRKLAEDFTTLVHGEEATRQVIAASQALFGRGELRELDSATLDAAMAEVPNGKVDPNGESTIVDLLIAAGLVDSKGAARRTVKEGGAYVNNAKIADEEWKPSADDALHGRWLVVRKGKRNVAGVRVGG; the protein is encoded by the coding sequence GTGAGCGAGCACATCCTTGACGAGTTGACCTGGCGCGGCCTGATCGCGCAATCCACCGACATCGACGCACTGCGGCGAGACCTCGACCAAGGACCTCTCACGCTCTATTGCGGATTCGACCCGACCGCGCCCAGCCTGCACGCCGGCAACCTGGTCCCGCTGTTGATGCTCTCGCGCTTCCAGCGTGCCGGTCACCGGCCGATCGTGCTGGCGGGTGTCGCGACCGGGATGATCGGCGATCCGCGCGACACCGGTGAGCGCACCCTCAACACGCTGGACACCGTCGCCGAATGGGCGGACCGGATCCGTGGGCAGTTGGAGCGCTTCGTCGACTTCGACGACTCGCCGACCGGCGCGGTCATCGAGAACAACCTGAACTGGACCGGCAAGCAGACCGTGGTCGAGTTCCTGCGCGACGTCGGCAAGCACTTCCCGGTCAACATGATGCTGAATCGCGAGACGGTGAAGCGCCGCCTCGAAGCCGACGGTATGTCCTACACCGAGTTCAGCTACCTGCTGCTGCAGTCGCAGGACTACCTGCACCTGTACCGCGAGTACGGCTGCAAGCTGCAGATCGGCGGCTCCGACCAGTGGGGCAACCTCGTCGGCGGCGTCGACCTGATCCGCCGGACGGACGGTGGCCACACGCACGCGCTGACCGCGCCGCTGGTCACCGACACCGAAGGACGCAAGTTCGGCAAGTCCACTGGCGGCGGGAGTGTCTGGCTCGACCCGGAGATGACCTCGCCGTACGCGTGGTTCCAGTACTTCGTGAACGTCGCCGACGCCGATGTCATCCGCTACCTGCGGATGTTCTCCTTCCTCGGGCAGGAGGAGATCGCGGCGCTGGCCGAGGACACCGAACAGCGCCCCCACCTGCGGTCCGCGCAGCGGAAGCTGGCGGAGGACTTCACGACCCTGGTGCACGGTGAAGAGGCGACCCGCCAGGTCATCGCCGCGAGCCAGGCGCTGTTCGGCAGGGGAGAGCTGCGTGAGCTCGACTCGGCGACCCTCGACGCTGCCATGGCCGAGGTGCCCAACGGCAAGGTCGACCCGAACGGAGAGTCGACCATCGTCGACCTGCTGATAGCCGCTGGGCTCGTCGACAGCAAGGGCGCCGCGCGCCGCACCGTCAAGGAAGGCGGCGCGTACGTCAACAACGCGAAGATCGCCGACGAGGAGTGGAAGCCGTCCGCGGACGACGCTCTGCACGGCCGCTGGCTCGTGGTCCGCAAGGGCAAGCGCAACGTCGCCGGCGTGCGCGTCGGGGGCTGA
- a CDS encoding SRPBCC family protein codes for MSRRALYVETVIRTDLDTLWRYTQDPRLHARWDLRFARIEPVAGSPGRFRYTTEFLGFVVSGTGTHAGESTRPDGGRTSALRFASADPLSLIRSGSGYWRYTPVDGGVRFVTGFDYTTRWGVIGRFADLLFRPLFGWMTAWSFDRLRLWLETGGPPEQLPLLSPSAGRCRRSPRPGKDGVAPRVLDTLEQA; via the coding sequence ATGAGCCGAAGAGCGCTTTACGTCGAAACGGTGATCCGGACGGACCTCGACACGCTGTGGCGGTACACGCAGGATCCGCGTCTGCACGCACGGTGGGATCTCCGCTTCGCGCGGATCGAACCCGTCGCGGGTTCGCCGGGACGGTTCCGGTACACGACCGAGTTCCTGGGGTTCGTCGTCAGCGGGACCGGGACACACGCCGGGGAGAGCACGCGGCCGGACGGCGGCCGGACGTCCGCGTTGCGGTTCGCCTCCGCGGATCCACTGTCGCTCATCAGGTCCGGTTCCGGCTACTGGCGCTACACCCCGGTCGACGGCGGTGTCCGGTTCGTCACCGGTTTCGACTACACCACTCGATGGGGTGTCATCGGCAGGTTCGCCGATCTGCTGTTCCGGCCGCTCTTCGGCTGGATGACGGCCTGGTCGTTCGACAGGCTCCGTCTGTGGCTCGAGACGGGCGGGCCGCCGGAACAGCTCCCGTTGCTCTCGCCCTCGGCGGGGCGCTGCCGCCGGAGCCCGCGACCGGGCAAGGACGGCGTCGCGCCCCGCGTCCTCGACACCCTGGAGCAGGCATGA
- a CDS encoding DUF4166 domain-containing protein yields MIFREALGTDFESLHPRMRERLSLSTENGVGMIGVGVMDEIWRGAAFTTPFLRLGASRHILFPERGRNVPFTIENYPYFDSLGRETVSFVRTFELPERRRRFDAQMIYSTERGKIVDYLGTHQHLAVDLDLTVRPDGGFRIRSEEFRIREGPLRCVVPRSVVGVAEVDEWFDAESGLFRIEIQVTNRRFGPLFGYRGAFEARFVDLRPGVSGAVKPLREKVLG; encoded by the coding sequence ATGATCTTCCGAGAAGCGCTGGGCACCGACTTCGAGTCGTTGCATCCGCGAATGCGTGAACGGCTGTCGCTGAGCACGGAGAACGGCGTCGGGATGATCGGCGTCGGCGTGATGGACGAGATCTGGCGCGGCGCCGCGTTCACCACGCCGTTCCTCCGGCTCGGCGCGTCGAGGCACATCCTGTTCCCGGAACGTGGCCGCAACGTCCCTTTCACCATCGAGAACTATCCGTACTTCGACTCGCTCGGCAGGGAGACGGTGTCGTTCGTCCGCACCTTCGAACTACCGGAACGGCGACGCCGGTTCGACGCTCAGATGATCTACAGCACCGAGCGCGGGAAGATCGTCGACTACTTGGGGACGCATCAGCACCTCGCCGTCGATCTCGACCTGACGGTGCGACCGGACGGTGGCTTCCGCATCCGGTCGGAGGAGTTCCGGATCCGCGAGGGCCCGCTTCGGTGTGTGGTGCCGCGATCCGTCGTCGGTGTGGCCGAGGTCGACGAGTGGTTCGACGCGGAGAGCGGACTCTTCCGCATCGAGATCCAGGTGACGAATCGGCGGTTCGGACCGCTGTTCGGCTACCGGGGCGCTTTCGAGGCACGGTTCGTCGATCTGCGGCCGGGGGTGAGCGGCGCGGTGAAGCCCCTGCGTGAGAAGGTCCTGGGCTGA
- a CDS encoding TetR/AcrR family transcriptional regulator, which yields MNGPSTKQRLIDGALETIRTSGITAVSARTVATAAGTNQALIFYHFGSVEELIAQACVTATESRVAHFRDRFAEVTTLGELLDLGRVIHAEERAEGNMTVLAQALAGAQGGGRLAEATRQALDKWVREVQGTLDRVLAGSPVLELAETEGLAHAVSAGFLGLTLFESVDPDGAEQALSALGQLAVLVDVLEGLGPVATRAVRAKLRKTAKRS from the coding sequence ATGAACGGGCCCAGCACGAAACAGCGGTTGATCGACGGAGCGCTGGAGACGATCCGCACCAGCGGGATCACCGCCGTTTCGGCCAGGACCGTCGCCACCGCGGCGGGTACCAACCAGGCGCTGATCTTCTACCACTTCGGCAGTGTCGAGGAGCTGATCGCGCAGGCCTGCGTGACGGCGACCGAAAGCCGCGTCGCCCACTTCCGTGACCGGTTCGCCGAAGTGACCACGCTCGGCGAACTGCTGGACCTGGGCCGGGTCATCCACGCGGAGGAACGCGCCGAGGGGAACATGACGGTCCTCGCCCAGGCACTCGCCGGCGCGCAGGGCGGCGGACGGCTGGCCGAGGCGACGCGGCAGGCACTGGACAAATGGGTCCGCGAAGTCCAAGGGACCCTGGACCGCGTGCTGGCCGGTTCGCCGGTGCTCGAACTGGCGGAAACCGAAGGACTCGCTCACGCCGTCTCCGCCGGGTTCCTCGGTCTCACACTGTTCGAGTCGGTTGATCCGGACGGCGCCGAGCAGGCGTTGAGCGCGCTGGGACAGCTGGCTGTCCTGGTCGACGTCCTCGAAGGACTCGGCCCGGTCGCCACCCGTGCGGTGCGAGCGAAGCTCCGGAAGACCGCGAAGCGATCTTGA